The Antarcticibacterium flavum genome contains the following window.
AAAACTTACTAAGATTTAATAATAAAGGTGAATTTGTTGAGACCATAACTCTTTTGTGTAAAAAAACCTCCTTAAAAGGAGGCTGTTTTTTACTTTTTTGATTCTGCAGCAGAAACCTTTTGGAATTCTTTTAGAAGCTTTTCCAGCTCCAAAGATGATTTTCTTGCCCTGGTCCCGGCAGCTTTATTGCCACTCTCTAATTGTGAATTAGCTTCTGTCTGGAAAGATTCAAAGGTGGACTGGATGTCTTCAATAAGTTTTTTCAGGATCTTAAATTTGAAGTTTAAGAAGCGAAAATAAAAGAATTAGCCGGCCTGACCTTATTATTTAAACTTTTTAGTAATTACCAATCCTTATATTTTTACAATTGTTTTGACATTCTAAAAGCTCTTTATATCTAATGTAGTGTTTAACAGGGCTATGTGCAATTATAAATTATGCAGAATTCATATAGATTACTAAAAAAAGATTTGCCCATAATGGAAATGCTGTTAAATTGCATGAATTCTTTCCTGTTCTTGATGGTTATGAAATAGTAATAGAAAATACAATTTTGAAAGAAATTCACAACTTATACTTTATTCCTTTCTCTGTGGCAAACCCTGTGAATCCTAAGTGAAAATCCAACGAGGCTACTTGTACAGCAAATCAATCAAAGATAGACTTTGAACCAATAGTAATCCAATTAATAGACTTTACTTTACCATAATTAGTAAACAAGTGAAACACTACCATACCATTTTCCAGCCAACCAAAAAATAAACATGAAAACAGGTTAACGATGGCGCTGTCGCGCTGAGGAGATTTTTATTTTTTTAATTTTTTTGGTCTTCCTATATAACCTTTCCTTTATGCTTTCAGTTTTTTCCGCTTACTGAAAAGAAAAAGAGGTAAAACGGTGTCAATTAGCTGCAATCGGGTTTTTCCTTCACGGCAGATCAAATTATTTCTCATATCATTGTATTTCAGGCAAAGCTCCATTGCTTTTTTATGGGGAATTATGTCGCTGAAGTTTTTCTGGATACTCAAAAGTTGATGATCTCCGGCCTTGTTTTTCAACCTTGATGCTGTTGATGGTGAAATTTGAAAAATTTTATTTATTCCTAAAACAGATATTGGAGCCTTAGCTTCAAAGGGGTTATAGTTAGGGGAGAGAAAATGATAGGTACTGCCTTTTATCTGTACGCTTTTCTTTCTCCTAACTTTTCTCCAAAAGTCCTTGTGCAAATATCCATAAATGACTGCTCCTGTAACTGCTCTGATGTTTCCGTAGGTGTAAAAATCTACCGGAAAAGCCATTCGAACCTTCCATCCCATTTCTCCTCTAATCCTGTCAAAGGACTTCAAGATGTAATAGCCGGTTTTGCTGTTGTAGTCAATCCAGCCTTTATCTAAAAGAAATTGAAGATATTTTAAAGTTGTTTTCCGGCACCTGATCTCTTCTACCAATTCGATAAATAACAGCTCATTATCATCCAGTTTGGCCTTCCCGTTTTTATAAAGGAGTTTTAATGCAATAAATAATTTAAGTTTTCTGCTATATTGATGCTGTTGAGCATCAATGAACATTTGAACTGGAACTGAGATACCTGGCTTCATCCTTTAAATATTAGATCTCTTTCCTTCCCTTATGATTATTAAGGAACTCCTGGATGTCCTTTAGTTTGTAGTAGATCTTACCTTTTACCTGGGCAAATTGAATAAGTCCTTCATCCCTCCAGGTTTGAGCAGTTTTAGGACTAATCTTGAACATTTGAATAAAATCTGCATTGTCCAGAATTATAAACTGTGGATCACGAATTTGATTAATGCGATATTCTCTTAGAAGCTGCTCCACCTTTACCTCAAGAGAATTCATACTTACCAGAAATGGATGCTGAATGTCTTTCATAGTTTTTATTTTAAAAATTAATACTGCAGACAAGGGTTAATTCCCTGAATTACATTGATATAAAGTTCAAAATTAAAAATGGGAGAATAAGAGAAATTTAAATGA
Protein-coding sequences here:
- a CDS encoding histone H1, translated to MKKLIEDIQSTFESFQTEANSQLESGNKAAGTRARKSSLELEKLLKEFQKVSAAESKK
- a CDS encoding helix-turn-helix domain-containing protein, producing the protein MKDIQHPFLVSMNSLEVKVEQLLREYRINQIRDPQFIILDNADFIQMFKISPKTAQTWRDEGLIQFAQVKGKIYYKLKDIQEFLNNHKGRKEI